TGGAGCGCTCAAAGCGTCAGAATGAGCAGCGGCTTGTTGCCAAGAAACTGGAGGCAATGGCAGCCATACATTTGATGCAGAGCACCTATAATCGCATCACAAACGAGGAGCAGGCACGCAAAGGTTTGATCATCACAAGAGCCATCTATGGTTGCTTAAGCGAAAATAGTACGCAATTTAAGCCGGAGGCATCACACGATGTAACAATACCGATACAGTGTCTAGTCAGAGACGGCATACTACAGTTGTACGAGTCCTCAAAGGTGAGTTTATCTCtatgaaataatgaatatagTGACTAATTGGTTTTCCTTTTTCCCAGAGCGATTTACCTGGCTTCTTTGATCCGAGTTTAGGAGACGACAAGATCTTACGCATAGAATATACATTTAATGATGTACCTAAGACAATTAATGTAAAGGACAATGAACCAGTACGACTGCCAGGATAATCGATGAGAGCGCCCCAATTGCTAATTTGTATAAATCTTCAGTCTTgtgttaaaattgtttttataattcgTCGTAGTAGCCgtacaaacatacaaaatatacctacctattgatattgataggcaaatttatttttaaaacttgcTACGGTTTTGCGATAACGATATTCTGTATATGATATGGGTCGTACTATTGCTTCAGATGCTTTTTATATGTGTCACTTCTTATCCAATAAATAAGCAATGACGGTGgggaaaatgttttattatcgCATTTAAAAGCGGCGCGCAAGGAGCAATACGCACGAGTCACCCTGTGTATAATTTCTTGATTGAAATCAGCTGATTGGTTTTGGTGCTTGCAAGGTGGGCGGACGTGGAAtcgaacaacaataaattggAACTTGTGTTTTTAGTTATTAGGTGAAAACGAGGGCAAATAGCAATTTAGAATGCTATTTGTTAAATAGCAAACAAGACTAAAAAGGAATGATGCAATCGATGGACCATGTTCATTTACACAAAGCCGAATCTCATACGCTTTTTGGTCGGCGCAATAtgtcttctgctgctgcttaactTCCTCTGGACTTCCGATTCGGATGGCGCAAGCAATACATCTCTCAGCAAGTTAAGGTGAGTGCACAACTGATTAGCATTCTAGCAATGTTAGCTAGCAAACACATGTGATTAACCCTGTGTTTACAGCATACGGCGGGTGCACAAgtatgcacacatacacatacccaaaaacaataaaaatgacaGCGGGAGCGATAGAGAGGGCAATACAAACATCTTGCCCGCTGCTCCTTTGGCTCCCGTTGCAAAGGAGCGCGAGTTGCACTCCAATCGCAACTCGACCTCACCAACAACCAGAACTGTGATTGCGACTGCAAATGCTACTTCCATTTCACAAGACTTAAATCAAGCGCATAATTACTTTCCAAATGATTATGCAAACAGCACCCAGAAGCCCGAAATGTCGTTGACACCAAACTGCACAGATCCCGATCCACGAGATGGTACGCAGAAAACATCGTTACATACAGCAGTTACTTAACTAATAACATTTACTTTTCGCAGGTGGACCCATCACGCCGAACACAACCCTCGAATCCCTTGATATTATTGAAGCAGAGCTGGGGCCTTTGCTGCGCCCAGGTGGCGCTTATCAGCCAACAGATTGCGTGGCACAGCATCATGTTGCCATCATTGTGCCGTTCCGCGATCGATACGCACATCTGTCGGTCTTTCTGCGCAACATACATCCATTCCTAATGAAACAACGGATTGCCTATCGCATCTTTATTATAGAGCAAACCAATGGCAAGCCCTTTAACCGTGCTGCCATGATGAATATCGGATACTTGGAGGCCTTAAAGCTTTATCAGTGGGACTGTTTTATATTCCACGATGTCGACCTTATACCCCTGGATGACCGCAATCTGTACAACTGTCCACGTCAGCCGCGGCACATGTCCGTTGCAATTGACTCGTTGAACTTCAAGTACGTCGAAATTATCTCTTGATCATTAGCAAATTCACATATCTGTCATTCAATTTACAGGTTGCCTTATCGATCAATATTTGGCGGAGTTTCTGCCATGACTCGACAGCATTTCCAAGCTGTTAATGGCTTTTCCAATTCGTTCTTTGGCTGGGGAGGTGAAGACGATGATATGTCCAACAGgtacacaaaataatattattctaaTGCAGAGTTGAAACACTAATCTACTTTTTCTTAATGCAGATTGAAGCACGCCAACTTATTCATATCACGCTATCCGATTAATATAGCTCGCTATACAATGTTGAAGCATCTGAAGGAGAAAGCAAATCCCAAACGGTGagtgaataatttaatttacatactaTCCATAttacaactttttgttttccttcttTAGATACGAGAATCTCCAGAATGGTATCGGTAAGATTGAAATGGATGGCATCAACTCGATTAAATACGAAATCTATAGCATCAAAGAGTTTCCAACTTTTACTTGGTATTTAGCAGAGCTAAAGAACTCAGAGCGCAAGAGTTAGCCTCAAACAGAAATCAGCAAATAATGCGAAGCCACAGTAGTTTCCAATTTTTCGAAAACTGCTGTCAAGAAGACAAGATTGCAATAAGAATCTCAATTCAGTGCAACGTTTTGAATATTActtatataatatgtacaaAAAATGACAACATTACTTTTTCAAAGTAGCCTAATTATCAAAGAATAATAGACACACATATTGTGTATGTAGCATGTCCAGTCAATAATATAGAATTACACTATGTACTTTTGGTAGTACTATTAGCCCCATTGAATATTCTATGTATTCTCGATGAATATGTGGACTTTGTTGATTTTCCGTTTTTGCCctaaatcatttttttattaacgaATCTCTTTAAATAACTAGACAAAAAATTCTACACCAATTCCTACAAGGTGAAATGTAGATATTACTTTTGtgatatacaaattgttattcGAGCAAAAAAAGATAATTACACGACGAAAAGACGCAGAGAAAATACATTGAATATTCGGTAAACCGAATCTATAGCATATACCCTTGCAGAAGATGTGGTAACATTCGATTTCAAATAATACTTGGCTATCATAATATCCTTAAGCGTACATTTTAATCGAATATCAGAGAAGGCAACTATTTGAACTGTTTAGTCTATTgaatctctttttttatttagtgttCCGATCCGATCCGACCGACAACCGGTTTTTATAAAACTCGTGTGCCAAGTAAAAAGAAAGAGTATTTTGATCACCCTCTGCAAGGGTGTTTATTACCTACCATACTTTAATATACAATACCAAATgtaaaacttataaaaattacattttactaTACCAGAATAAATCTTTTACTATATGTACCAAACTACTAAGCTGTATATATTTCTTTGAATGCGggtattcattcattcattattcatCATCCATCATGCCATCAATACTGCTATGAATATTAAGCCCAAAACGATGaccaattaaaagtttaatttatcaTTTCGTTGGTTagatttcgttttttttattatggtTACGTTTGTGTATTAGAGAATATTTATGGCTTTGTAACGACTATTTGTTACCTTTTTACGATAAGTCTGGGTTACATTTACGAGTACGTGGCGCGTTTTTAGGGCCGATGATTAGTAACAGATAATATTCGAGAGGGGAGCGGGGGTCAAAGGGGAAACACACATACTTGTATACAAATTATGGCGAGTGGGGAATTAAATTCCGTGGCTCATTTATTAGTTTGGTATGCAAAATACAGTTAAAACAATTggctttcaaaataaaaacttaaaattatattggCCTGCTGTGGGGCTTGCTTTGCTTAGGCTTTTCACTGGTCACGTTGTAATATAAAtgcttttcagttttcagtggGATTGAGATTGACAATAGGGAGAAAACGTGTGAGAGCGTGagcaaatcatttcaaatttggAGCAAAAACTAGGTGTTAGGATAAAACTACTACCAAATCCAACAAAATTGTTAGGCAATGCCTAGTTTAGAAATagtaattatacatatatatacatacaatacgaaacgatataatatatatatatatagtaaaacattatatatcatatataaagtatataaatcaatttggtCAACAAATTACAACAATAAGAGCATTCATAGAGAGAAGCGAGaaccgaaaaaaaattgattagattaaatagaaatatcaACGACAAGCTGTACTTAGGGGTTGGTTGGGGCAGGGCAGGAATTAGCGTTAGACCTATTAACGGCAATATTAGAATCCTATATACAAGTGTAATCGACTCGTTGCAATGCGAACTTCGCTTTCCCGATGCTCCTTTACATGATGGAGCAGGGCATGGCGCAGCAGAGGGGCAAGCACACTGGCACAACAGCTCCTCCAGACTTGGTTTTCGTCTTTGACTTGGATCCCGACTCGTACTCGTACATGCCCGAGCCCTTGGCCCAGCGACCCTGCAAGCGGAAAATTCATTAGCAGGTTGCAATTGCGAATGCGAATTAAGGTCAACTTACGCCTCCCGCAGATCCAGCGTGCATTTCCTCGCGCCTGGTGATGATGGTGTCGTGGCCAGGTGGATAGTAGACCTCCTTGCCGGCCTTGTTGACGGAGGgcacatgctgctgctgaggtgACGCGACTGCGGTCTCAATCTCGCGCTTGCGCACTGGTGTCTCAATGTCCACGCGATCCACATGATCGGTCTAAACAGCAACATAAAATTGATAAGCGACATACAGAAGTAGAACTCTACCTAACGTTAGCTTACAGTGTTGAAGGACTGCATCAGATCGTCCACACGCTGTGGTGGATTGCCATTGCCAATCGGATACTCCACACCATCCACGGGGAAGGGCGATGGGGTGCCATAGTCTGGGCCACCAGGACCGCGACGATTGTTTGTGGTATTCGATGTGGACGAGTATTTATATGTGTAGCTGGTGGTATTTGGTGGATAACCATTGCCATTCTGTGGTTGTGGATAATTGTTGTTGGGCAGCAGCTTCAGCGGAGCCGGATGTGGAGGTTCCACCGGGTACGGACCACCACCATTGGGGGGGCCATGGATGGTATTGACTGTATTCGATGTCTCGGTCTCCTTGTAATAATAGCGATTGGTGCCGCCTGGTGGCAACTGTGGCTGTGCCGGACTATGTGGTGATCCATAGTTGGGACTGTGGGCCGGACTGTGTGGATAACGCGGCTCCGATACAATGTTGTTCACATTGTCGGTCTTGTGTATGTTGTAGACAATGGTGCGACTGCTGTTGGGTGGTCCACCATTTGGAGGACTTCCAGCTGGTCCCAGAGGCAATTGACGCGGCTGTGGACTCACGCCACGTGTGGTGGTCTCCTTGTGCTCGCGAATCTCGTACGATTGATTGGTGACCAATGGACGATCGTTGGGTTTGTTAAGGGTCGAGTAGCTCTCGGTGTTGTAGACAACCGTTTGGGGAATATGCGATGGCGACAACTGTGAGTAGTTCTGGCTGCTGGTGTTCGTGTTGTGCGTTTCGTGATGCTTGTAGCTGagcgtgttgttgttgcgattgATCGTGCTGGTGGTGCTGCCGGGTGCATTTGGTGGGATCTCATAGGTGTAAGTGCGCACAGTGGTGGTCACCTTAGTGCCGGGTGCAGGCAGAATGCCATCGCTCAAAGCTATATCCTGCAGCTCTTTGTCAATGTTCACGTTGCTGGTCAAGGTCTGTGTGGTGTTCACTGTTGGCACCAGCTCGACATTGTTGTTGATCGTGCGATTGCTCTCATAAATCTTGGTTCTGCTCGAATAGTCGCCATTCGGTGAATGggctgcaaaataataattaattactaCCAAGTTACAACAATGAAGAGATAATCTTACCCAGCGTATACGGCTTCTCCTTGTTGAGATACTCGTCACGCTTTAAGGTGTCCTGAAAGCTGGAGTACTTGGCCGTCGACTGCAGTGTGCTGTAGTCACTGGGATTAAAGGTTTCCACATCATCGTTGAAGGGTTGCTGGCCGCCAGAATGCTTCGTTGTCTTGATCACACGCGTTGTCTTGGTGACAGTGCCAGAAGGATCAGTGCGTtcactatttaaa
This is a stretch of genomic DNA from Drosophila albomicans strain 15112-1751.03 chromosome 3, ASM965048v2, whole genome shotgun sequence. It encodes these proteins:
- the LOC117571863 gene encoding beta-1,4-N-acetylgalactosaminyltransferase bre-4, which encodes MFIYTKPNLIRFLVGAICLLLLLNFLWTSDSDGASNTSLSKLSIRRVHKYAHIHIPKNNKNDSGSDREGNTNILPAAPLAPVAKERELHSNRNSTSPTTRTVIATANATSISQDLNQAHNYFPNDYANSTQKPEMSLTPNCTDPDPRDGGPITPNTTLESLDIIEAELGPLLRPGGAYQPTDCVAQHHVAIIVPFRDRYAHLSVFLRNIHPFLMKQRIAYRIFIIEQTNGKPFNRAAMMNIGYLEALKLYQWDCFIFHDVDLIPLDDRNLYNCPRQPRHMSVAIDSLNFKLPYRSIFGGVSAMTRQHFQAVNGFSNSFFGWGGEDDDMSNRLKHANLFISRYPINIARYTMLKHLKEKANPKRYENLQNGIGKIEMDGINSIKYEIYSIKEFPTFTWYLAELKNSERKS
- the LOC117571860 gene encoding mucin-5AC, whose product is MQYSSSSENYSSSMRDTPSKWNGRNDKNYAYKKSSYQYSSSSDNNASYQSKTPDQNIDQLDALLEDLKQERQITNRERDSLPTGTSYRTLERTDPSGTVTKTTRVIKTTKHSGGQQPFNDDVETFNPSDYSTLQSTAKYSSFQDTLKRDEYLNKEKPYTLAHSPNGDYSSRTKIYESNRTINNNVELVPTVNTTQTLTSNVNIDKELQDIALSDGILPAPGTKVTTTVRTYTYEIPPNAPGSTTSTINRNNNTLSYKHHETHNTNTSSQNYSQLSPSHIPQTVVYNTESYSTLNKPNDRPLVTNQSYEIREHKETTTRGVSPQPRQLPLGPAGSPPNGGPPNSSRTIVYNIHKTDNVNNIVSEPRYPHSPAHSPNYGSPHSPAQPQLPPGGTNRYYYKETETSNTVNTIHGPPNGGGPYPVEPPHPAPLKLLPNNNYPQPQNGNGYPPNTTSYTYKYSSTSNTTNNRRGPGGPDYGTPSPFPVDGVEYPIGNGNPPQRVDDLMQSFNTTDHVDRVDIETPVRKREIETAVASPQQQHVPSVNKAGKEVYYPPGHDTIITRREEMHAGSAGGGRWAKGSGMYEYESGSKSKTKTKSGGAVVPVCLPLCCAMPCSIM